The nucleotide sequence CGATTCCACCTCGGCCACGGTTGAAGCGCGTCCATCAATGACCTCAGTTTCAGCTCCGTCACCCATTTCCGCTTTAAGGGCATTGAACCATGTTTCCGCCTGGCGATCTGCCATGAACTCGTCATCACCACCCACGAGGGCAAATCCGTCTGGAATCTTCATCATCCTCTCTCTGTCGAAGCTTGTGATCAGGGCTTTCCCCGACTGGCACCCATTTCAACCTGCCGGGTGTCGCTTTTGCAAACCTGTTTCCCGCTTTGGCGGAGTTTTTCAAGGCAAACCGGTTTCCCTATGCAACGAAGAATCGCTCAACCCTGCTGTGCTCTGTATGCATCTTCCTCCTGCCGGTATTTGCGAAGTTTGCGCCGCATGAGGTCGAGAGCATATACCGTTGCACGCTGACGAATCAGGCTACGGTCTCCGTTCACATGAATGCGCTTGGACCAGGCTCCATAGGGGGAGTGGTATCCGATAAAAACAGTTCCGACGGGAACCTGTTCATTGCCTCCCTCAGGTCCGGCATATCCCGTGGTGCTCAACCCATAGTCACTGGAGAGACTCTCGGCTGCGGCTGTTGCCATCGCAACAGCGGTCTCCGCACTGACAGCATCGTGTTGCAGAACAAAATCCTCGGGGATGCCCAGTGCCAGAACCTTGGCCTCGTTGGTGTAGGCAACAATGCCACCTGAAAAGACCTTGGAGGCTCCGGGAATATCTGTCAGTGCGGATGCAATCATGCCACCCGTGCACGACTCGGCAACCGCGAGGCGCTGTCCTTGGGTTGAGAGGTGGGCAATGATCGACTTGGCCATGTCAAAATCGCCATACCCCACAAAATCATCTCCAAGTTGTTCGCGCGCGGCTTCTGCGCTGGTTTTTGCACGCTCCATGGCCGGAGCATCCTGCCAGGCGAAGCGCACATCGACCACACCCGAGTGCACGCAGAACGAAACACTCACTCCCTCTGCGGCATCGACCAGTGGCTGCAGCTTGGCCTCCAGTGCCGACTCCCCAATGCCGCAAGTGCGGATTTGGATGAAGGCGCGCTGCTCCTCGATGAGTCCGCGTTTCAGCAGACGCGGCAGTAACTGATTTTCCACCATCGGCATCAGTTCCCTCGGTGGCCCCGGAAGCATGGCGAGGTAGCGTCCGTCGTGTTCAAGAAAGAGTCCCGGTGCGGTGCCATTGGGGTTTTCCATGATCTCAGAACCCTTGAGTTGATAGCACTGACGCAGGTTGTTTTCATGCATCTCCCGGCCCATGCGTGAAAAGCGCTGGCGAATCGTTTCTTCAACCGCTTCATTGAACTCGAGATCGAGACCCAAAAACGATGCAATGGCCTGGCGTGTGATGTCGTCCACAGTGGGTCCGAGGCCTCCGGTCGTGATCAGCAGATCCGTGCTGGGCCATACCTGAGCCATTGCGGCCAGAATTTCATCACGATGATCCCGGATGACCAGATCGCTTGAGAGCGTGTATCCATACTGTGAAAATTTGCGTCCCAGGTATTGCAGGTGGGTATTGGCACGCAGACCGAGCAGCAACTCATCTCCGAGATGAATGACATCGATTTTGCGGAGCATATGGGTGGAGTTCATGGCGGATTGCAGTGGGAAAATGGGTTCGCTTCGTTGACAACGCATTCCATTTTTGAATGGATCGTGGGTCCCGCTTCGTATTCCAGTCATGCCACCCGAGGTATCCAGTCGAATAAAGGAAAAAGTGCGCAATCTGCCGCACACGCCTGGGGTGTATCTGATGAAAGACCGCTTTGGGAACGTTATTTATGTAGGTAAGGCAAAAGATCTCAAAAAGCGAGTTTCAACCTATTTTCAACCCTCGCGCAAAAAGATGGTGGCGCAGCCCAAGGTGCGCTCCATGCTTCCCCTGATTGCCGATCTGGAAACACTCGACGTGAAGTCCGAGACAGAGGCTCTGCTGCTGGAGGGCAAACTGCTCAAGGAATACAAGCCGCGCTACAATACGGATTTTGTGGACGATAAGCGCTTCCTCATGGTGAAGGTGGATGTGCAGAGTCCGCTGCCGGTCTTTCGGCTGACGCGGAATCGCAACGACCAGGGATCCCAGTATTTTGGTCCCTTCGTGCATGCGTCCAGCTTGCGAAAGACTCTCAGTGAGATGCGCCTGAAGTATGGAATCCTGCTTTCGGATGCACGGCCCATCGAAATCGAACCGGGGCGGTATCGCCTGTATGATGACGTGCGCCGGGAGATCTACGGGCACGAAAATGAAGTGACGGTGGACGGCTACCGGGAGCGTGTTGACCTCGCCTGTGCGTTTCTCGAGGGCAAGTCGAAGGAGTGGATTGCCGAGCTGGAAGTTCAGATGCAGCAGCGTGCCCAGGAGCGCGATTTTGAGAAGGCTGCAGAGCTTCGGGATCTCGTGCGCTCCATGCGTGATACACTTGAGCGAACGCGCAAGTTTGCCAGCACTGCGAACCTTCGAATCTCACCCGAAGGAGTCTTGGAGCGATTGAAGGAAGTGCTGGATTTACCCACCCTTCCGCGGCACATCGAGTGTTTCGACATCTCCCACACCTCTGGCTCCTTTGTGGTTGCGTCAATGGTTTGCTTCCGGGATGGCAAACCCAGCCGCAGTGACTACCGACGCTTTCGCATCAAGCGCTATGTCGGCAATGACGACTACCGTTCGATGGAAGAAGTGGTGGGGCGGCGGTACCAGCGCCTGCACACGGAGCAACGACCCATGCCCGACCTCATTGTGATCGATG is from Puniceicoccaceae bacterium and encodes:
- a CDS encoding competence/damage-inducible protein A encodes the protein MNSTHMLRKIDVIHLGDELLLGLRANTHLQYLGRKFSQYGYTLSSDLVIRDHRDEILAAMAQVWPSTDLLITTGGLGPTVDDITRQAIASFLGLDLEFNEAVEETIRQRFSRMGREMHENNLRQCYQLKGSEIMENPNGTAPGLFLEHDGRYLAMLPGPPRELMPMVENQLLPRLLKRGLIEEQRAFIQIRTCGIGESALEAKLQPLVDAAEGVSVSFCVHSGVVDVRFAWQDAPAMERAKTSAEAAREQLGDDFVGYGDFDMAKSIIAHLSTQGQRLAVAESCTGGMIASALTDIPGASKVFSGGIVAYTNEAKVLALGIPEDFVLQHDAVSAETAVAMATAAAESLSSDYGLSTTGYAGPEGGNEQVPVGTVFIGYHSPYGAWSKRIHVNGDRSLIRQRATVYALDLMRRKLRKYRQEEDAYRAQQG
- a CDS encoding GIY-YIG nuclease family protein, whose amino-acid sequence is MPPEVSSRIKEKVRNLPHTPGVYLMKDRFGNVIYVGKAKDLKKRVSTYFQPSRKKMVAQPKVRSMLPLIADLETLDVKSETEALLLEGKLLKEYKPRYNTDFVDDKRFLMVKVDVQSPLPVFRLTRNRNDQGSQYFGPFVHASSLRKTLSEMRLKYGILLSDARPIEIEPGRYRLYDDVRREIYGHENEVTVDGYRERVDLACAFLEGKSKEWIAELEVQMQQRAQERDFEKAAELRDLVRSMRDTLERTRKFASTANLRISPEGVLERLKEVLDLPTLPRHIECFDISHTSGSFVVASMVCFRDGKPSRSDYRRFRIKRYVGNDDYRSMEEVVGRRYQRLHTEQRPMPDLIVIDGGKGQVTSAMRSFLLLEIPPPAMIGLAKKMETIIFADHRAPLNLPHDDPALFLLQRARDEAHR